One segment of Trichlorobacter ammonificans DNA contains the following:
- a CDS encoding IS481 family transposase: MTTAEKVSRRKLSLLELAADLSNVSKACKLMGYSRQQFYEIRRNYQTYGSAGLVDRMPGARGPHPNRVDESVEQAILEHCLAHPGHGPLRVANELALKGTQVSSGGVRGVWSRHNLLTKQERMLRLEKSVREQAFELSDEQIRALERFSPEFRERHIETSHTGDLVAVDTFFVGTLKGVGKVYLQSVIDCYSRYAWGKLYTNKLPVTAVHVLNEDVLPFFEEHDARISTILSDNGREFCGRPDNHPYELFLQLEEIEHRTTKVRRPQSNGFVERLHRTLLDEHFRVMGRTKWYESLDEMQTDLDTYLKTYNYDRPHQGRNMLGRTPYTVFIDGLPKNDDSDTEDYKLAA, translated from the coding sequence ATGACCACCGCCGAGAAAGTATCACGAAGAAAGCTCAGTTTGCTAGAGTTGGCCGCCGATCTTTCGAATGTCAGCAAAGCCTGCAAGCTCATGGGTTATTCGCGGCAGCAGTTCTATGAAATCCGTCGAAACTATCAGACCTACGGTTCAGCCGGTCTGGTTGATCGGATGCCCGGAGCCAGAGGCCCGCATCCTAACCGAGTCGATGAATCTGTAGAGCAGGCGATTCTTGAACACTGCCTGGCTCATCCCGGTCATGGCCCGCTACGGGTTGCCAACGAGTTAGCTCTTAAAGGTACCCAGGTTAGCTCAGGAGGCGTTCGCGGAGTCTGGAGCAGGCACAACCTGCTGACCAAACAGGAACGGATGCTGCGACTTGAAAAGAGCGTCCGGGAACAAGCCTTCGAACTGTCAGATGAGCAGATCAGGGCCTTGGAACGGTTCAGCCCTGAGTTCAGGGAGCGTCACATCGAAACCAGCCACACCGGCGATCTCGTAGCAGTGGACACCTTCTTTGTCGGCACCCTGAAAGGCGTCGGCAAAGTCTACCTGCAATCGGTCATTGATTGCTACTCACGCTACGCCTGGGGCAAGCTCTACACCAATAAGCTGCCGGTCACTGCTGTGCATGTGCTTAATGAAGACGTACTGCCGTTCTTTGAAGAACATGACGCCCGGATCAGCACCATCCTCTCGGATAATGGCAGGGAGTTCTGCGGCAGGCCGGACAATCATCCCTACGAGCTGTTCCTACAGCTTGAAGAGATCGAGCACCGCACCACCAAGGTCAGACGTCCGCAGAGCAATGGCTTTGTCGAACGGCTGCACAGAACCTTGCTTGACGAACACTTCCGGGTAATGGGCCGCACCAAGTGGTACGAGTCGTTGGACGAGATGCAGACCGATCTGGACACCTATCTCAAGACTTACAACTACGACCGCCCACACCAAGGCAGAAACATGCTTGGCAGGACGCCATACACGGTTTTCATAGACGGCTTGCCAAAGAACGACGATTCAGATACTGAGGACTACAAACTGGCAGCGTAA
- a CDS encoding methyl-accepting chemotaxis protein, with product MSASSGRLSFEMKVLGVVLASSISLTLVTSLIFVKQHIDSYHAFVTSYRQSLYRDFDTQAQHLVETASSMLQRVYERHRSGELTLEESKKLGADLLRNLKFGGDGYFWADTTEGINVVLLGKPAEGKSRIDLQDKKGMSFIRAIIENGRKPGGGFTDYWFPKAGSDVPLQKRSYSLEFKPFGWVIGTGNYVDDLDALVKKAADENWQQLKNGLYLVSGVTVGLVVIISLISVAVTRRLLRCIGTDPEQLAEIADRVAHGDLTVRFEQGKGGVYDAMRSMVDNLRQIMDKVNQSAHAVSTSSVQLNANAAQMSTSSQEVVCQAATVATASEEMAATSSDIASNCHQAAESSRHASATAQSGAAIVRSTVDGMNRIADKVRSSAGVVEQLGTRSDQIGAIVATIEDIADQTNLLALNAAIEAARAGEQGRGFAVVADEVRALAERTTKATHEIGQMIKSIQSETRQAVRAMEEGVDEVEVGTAEAAKSGRALEEILERINDVTLQINQIATAAEEQTATTREISNNIQQISDVVEKGARSSQEISQASSVLSRLSVDLQELVRRFRL from the coding sequence ATGTCCGCATCGTCAGGAAGGCTCAGTTTTGAGATGAAGGTTCTCGGTGTTGTGCTGGCGAGCAGTATCAGTCTTACCCTTGTCACCAGTTTGATCTTCGTGAAGCAACACATCGACTCCTACCACGCTTTTGTTACTTCTTACAGGCAGTCCCTTTACAGAGATTTCGACACCCAGGCACAACATCTCGTGGAGACAGCCTCCAGCATGCTGCAGCGGGTATACGAGCGTCATCGGTCCGGGGAGCTGACGCTTGAGGAATCGAAAAAGCTCGGTGCGGATCTGCTGCGCAACTTGAAGTTCGGTGGCGATGGCTATTTCTGGGCCGATACCACGGAAGGGATTAATGTGGTCTTGCTGGGCAAGCCGGCGGAGGGGAAAAGCCGCATTGACCTGCAGGACAAAAAGGGAATGTCGTTTATCCGCGCGATTATCGAAAACGGAAGAAAGCCGGGGGGCGGGTTTACCGACTACTGGTTTCCCAAGGCCGGCAGCGATGTCCCGCTGCAGAAGCGGAGCTATTCACTCGAATTCAAGCCGTTTGGCTGGGTGATCGGTACCGGTAACTACGTTGACGACCTAGATGCCTTGGTGAAAAAGGCGGCGGACGAGAATTGGCAACAGCTCAAAAACGGCCTGTATCTGGTCTCCGGGGTAACTGTGGGGCTGGTTGTCATCATTTCCCTGATTTCTGTCGCTGTGACCCGTCGTTTACTCCGGTGTATCGGTACAGATCCCGAACAACTGGCGGAGATTGCCGACAGGGTGGCCCATGGGGATTTGACGGTTCGGTTCGAACAGGGCAAGGGGGGCGTCTATGATGCCATGCGGTCGATGGTGGACAATCTCCGGCAGATCATGGACAAAGTCAATCAGAGTGCTCATGCGGTATCGACTTCCTCGGTCCAGTTGAACGCGAACGCGGCGCAGATGTCCACATCGTCCCAGGAGGTGGTGTGCCAAGCGGCGACGGTGGCCACGGCCAGCGAGGAGATGGCGGCCACCAGTTCCGATATCGCCAGCAACTGCCATCAGGCAGCGGAAAGCTCCCGTCACGCCAGTGCGACGGCTCAGAGCGGCGCTGCGATTGTCAGAAGCACCGTGGACGGTATGAACCGGATTGCCGACAAGGTGCGCAGTTCCGCAGGTGTCGTGGAGCAGCTCGGCACCCGGTCAGATCAGATTGGTGCGATTGTGGCCACGATTGAGGATATTGCCGATCAAACCAACCTGCTGGCTCTGAATGCAGCCATCGAGGCTGCCCGGGCCGGTGAGCAGGGACGGGGATTTGCCGTGGTGGCCGATGAGGTGCGCGCCCTGGCTGAGCGGACCACCAAGGCAACTCATGAAATCGGGCAGATGATCAAGAGTATTCAGTCGGAAACCCGTCAGGCGGTCAGGGCAATGGAAGAGGGGGTTGATGAGGTGGAGGTGGGCACTGCCGAGGCGGCCAAGTCCGGTAGGGCACTTGAGGAAATTCTGGAGCGGATTAACGATGTGACCCTGCAGATCAACCAGATCGCTACAGCAGCTGAGGAACAGACTGCCACCACGCGGGAGATATCGAACAACATTCAGCAGATCTCTGACGTGGTGGAAAAAGGAGCCCGGAGCTCCCAGGAAATTTCCCAGGCATCGTCGGTTCTGTCCCGGCTGTCGGTCGACCTGCAGGAGCTGGTTCGAAGGTTCAGGCTGTAG
- a CDS encoding DUF512 domain-containing protein encodes MTSPQNRAALVINAVADGSPAQRAGITTGERLVRINGRPVRDVIDYAYLAFDDHPLLDIVDPAGGYRQVRLEPEPGEPLGLAFPAPEPKRCGNQCLFCFVHQLPKGMRKPLYVKDEDYRLSFLQGTYVTLSNLKPSELRRIIEQRLSPLYISVHATEPILRERLLGREGIPPILEQLRTLAGARIQMHTQVVLCPGLNDGAALEQTVDDLAALYPAVQSLAVVPVGLTEHRTHLPALTPVDSAYAATFLEQWLPRMRRLNRRLGEAFLQLADEFFLKADHPFPALRAYGDLPQWENGVGQVPWFFKEARGLLRRAKPLPPFRATVVTGISAYGFISEFLRHLSEKTGAELRATAIPNQLFGSSVTVTGLIAGRDILAALGPGQPEGVLLVPAVMLKEGAGVFLDDLTPEQLSRELKVPVMTFEATPSGLYRTLRSLGRKQAP; translated from the coding sequence ATGACCTCTCCGCAAAACCGTGCTGCCCTCGTCATCAACGCCGTTGCCGATGGTTCACCGGCGCAACGCGCCGGCATCACGACCGGTGAACGGCTGGTACGCATCAACGGTCGCCCCGTCCGTGACGTCATCGATTACGCCTACCTTGCCTTCGACGATCATCCGCTCCTCGACATCGTCGACCCGGCGGGCGGCTACCGGCAGGTCCGGCTTGAACCGGAGCCGGGTGAGCCCTTGGGACTTGCGTTTCCTGCTCCGGAGCCGAAACGTTGCGGCAATCAATGCCTTTTCTGCTTTGTCCACCAACTCCCGAAGGGCATGCGCAAGCCGCTATACGTCAAGGACGAGGATTACCGCCTCTCTTTCCTGCAGGGTACCTATGTCACCTTAAGCAACCTGAAGCCGTCGGAGCTGCGACGTATCATAGAGCAGCGACTTTCCCCCCTCTACATCTCGGTGCACGCCACTGAGCCAATCCTGCGGGAGCGCCTGCTGGGCAGGGAGGGGATTCCACCAATTCTGGAACAGCTGCGCACCCTGGCCGGTGCCCGCATACAGATGCACACCCAGGTGGTACTCTGTCCCGGCCTCAATGACGGCGCTGCCCTGGAACAGACCGTGGACGACCTTGCCGCCCTCTACCCCGCCGTCCAATCCCTGGCAGTGGTGCCAGTAGGACTGACCGAACATCGTACACACCTGCCAGCCTTGACGCCGGTGGACAGTGCCTATGCCGCCACCTTTCTGGAACAGTGGCTGCCTCGCATGCGCCGGCTGAACCGTCGCCTGGGGGAAGCGTTTCTACAACTGGCTGACGAATTTTTTCTGAAGGCGGACCACCCGTTTCCGGCCCTGCGTGCATATGGCGATCTCCCCCAGTGGGAAAACGGCGTCGGCCAGGTTCCGTGGTTTTTCAAAGAGGCGCGGGGCTTGCTCCGACGGGCCAAGCCGCTGCCACCGTTCAGAGCCACGGTGGTCACCGGCATCTCCGCTTACGGCTTTATCAGCGAATTCCTCCGGCATCTTTCGGAAAAGACCGGTGCCGAACTGCGGGCCACGGCAATTCCCAATCAGCTGTTCGGGAGCAGCGTTACCGTCACCGGCTTGATCGCTGGCAGAGATATTCTTGCGGCGTTAGGGCCTGGACAACCGGAAGGAGTGCTCCTGGTGCCCGCCGTAATGCTTAAAGAGGGAGCAGGAGTATTCTTGGACGACCTGACGCCGGAACAACTGTCCCGTGAACTCAAGGTACCGGTTATGACGTTCGAGGCAACGCCGTCAGGGCTGTATCGCACCCTCAGAAGCCTTGGCAGAAAGCAGGCACCTTGA
- the hfq gene encoding RNA chaperone Hfq translates to MPKAPFNIQDQYLNQARKEHVRLKVRMMSGETIEGMIKSFDNFCLLLDASGDVLLYKHAIATITAADGSFRLYHHP, encoded by the coding sequence ATGCCAAAGGCTCCGTTCAACATTCAGGACCAGTATTTAAACCAAGCCCGCAAGGAGCACGTCCGACTGAAGGTGCGCATGATGTCCGGTGAAACTATCGAGGGTATGATCAAATCCTTCGACAACTTCTGCCTGCTGCTCGATGCAAGCGGCGACGTACTGCTCTACAAGCACGCCATCGCCACCATAACCGCAGCCGACGGCAGCTTCCGCCTGTATCACCATCCATGA
- the miaA gene encoding tRNA (adenosine(37)-N6)-dimethylallyltransferase MiaA codes for MTTGTPSPSLRLLVIAGPTASGKSALALELADRLDGEIVCVDSLTVYRGVDIGSAKPSPTDRARVPHHLLDIRNPCEPFSAADFRREAARAIADITARGKRPILAGGTGLYLRILLGGLADAPGGDRELRERLQRRAEQEGGEALLAELQRIDPETAAGLHPNNLIRIIRALEVWHASGAPLSHFQQRHQFSDRPYRPLQYLLNLPRELLYRRIDARVHRMLREGLVEEYQSLVASGVPADAKPLCAIGYKEVAAFLAGDIPASELPQVIARNTRHYAKRQLTWFRKEAEMLSVAYPPDSATIAREAARFFKEGER; via the coding sequence GTGACTACCGGCACTCCTTCGCCTTCCCTCCGTCTGCTGGTGATTGCCGGCCCCACGGCCTCGGGGAAGTCGGCCCTGGCTCTGGAACTTGCGGATCGGCTCGACGGCGAGATCGTCTGCGTCGACTCCCTGACCGTCTACCGGGGGGTTGACATAGGCAGCGCCAAGCCCTCCCCAACCGACCGGGCTCGCGTACCCCACCACCTGCTGGACATCCGTAATCCCTGCGAACCATTCAGTGCAGCGGACTTCCGCCGGGAAGCAGCCCGTGCCATCGCGGATATCACCGCTCGGGGAAAACGCCCGATCCTGGCCGGCGGCACCGGTCTTTACCTGCGCATCCTGCTGGGGGGGCTGGCCGATGCCCCCGGTGGGGATCGGGAGCTGCGCGAACGGTTGCAACGGCGGGCCGAACAGGAAGGGGGTGAGGCGCTCCTGGCGGAACTGCAGCGTATTGACCCGGAGACCGCGGCTGGTCTGCATCCCAACAACCTGATCCGGATCATCCGGGCATTGGAAGTCTGGCATGCCAGCGGCGCTCCATTATCACACTTCCAGCAGCGACACCAATTTTCCGATCGCCCGTACCGGCCCCTCCAGTACCTGCTGAATTTGCCGCGGGAGCTGCTGTACCGCCGGATCGACGCACGGGTGCATCGGATGCTGCGGGAAGGACTGGTGGAAGAGTACCAAAGCCTTGTCGCCTCCGGCGTGCCGGCCGACGCCAAGCCCCTCTGCGCCATCGGCTACAAGGAAGTGGCCGCCTTCCTGGCCGGCGATATCCCAGCCTCAGAACTGCCGCAGGTGATCGCACGGAATACCCGACACTACGCCAAGCGCCAGCTCACCTGGTTCAGGAAGGAAGCGGAGATGCTGTCGGTTGCATATCCGCCGGACTCTGCTACTATCGCCCGAGAAGCAGCACGGTTTTTCAAGGAAGGGGAACGATAA
- the hldE gene encoding bifunctional D-glycero-beta-D-manno-heptose-7-phosphate kinase/D-glycero-beta-D-manno-heptose 1-phosphate adenylyltransferase HldE yields the protein MDRQTLEALFQRAGSFRCLVVGDLMLDEYLWGTTERISPEAPVQVVDVQREDLRLGGAGNVANNLRALGCQVSLASVIGADDNGEALLRELTERQIVVNGVFREPGRRTCRKTRIVAAHQQILRIDRETRTSLSPLLESELCTWLKEQVGAFDVVLVSDYLKGVLTPAVLAAVVSTARSRHIPVLVDPKGTDYSRYRGATVLTPNRKEAEAAAGLAIHDDVTLGRAAETIMGKVGLDNLLITRSEAGMSLFSGSGRTVHIPTVAREVFDVTGAGDTVLATLACGVAGGMDLVDAARLANTAAGIAVAKLGTSVVTPAEIVDVVALTHRDSDAKIKDRTVLAALLEQARRNGKRVVFTNGCFDLLHAGHVKYLQAARRLGDLLILGLNSDASVRRLKGPKRPLIGEEERSHLLAALGCIDYVCLFDEDTPLELISLLKPHILVKGGDYTPENVVGRELVEANGGRVELIPFVDGKSTTNLIEKVLERYAEANEETVPAHRT from the coding sequence ATGGACCGTCAGACCCTTGAAGCGCTGTTTCAACGTGCCGGCTCGTTCCGCTGCCTGGTGGTGGGGGACCTGATGCTGGACGAGTATCTGTGGGGTACCACGGAACGGATTTCGCCGGAAGCACCGGTCCAGGTGGTGGACGTACAACGGGAGGACCTGCGCCTCGGTGGCGCCGGCAACGTGGCCAACAACCTGCGGGCCCTGGGCTGTCAGGTCTCACTGGCCTCGGTGATCGGTGCCGACGACAATGGCGAGGCCCTGCTGCGGGAGCTCACTGAGCGCCAGATCGTGGTCAACGGTGTTTTCCGCGAGCCGGGTCGCCGTACCTGCCGCAAGACCCGCATCGTGGCTGCCCACCAGCAGATACTGCGCATCGACCGGGAAACCCGTACCTCACTGTCGCCTCTCCTGGAATCAGAACTCTGCACTTGGCTGAAGGAGCAGGTCGGCGCCTTCGACGTCGTGCTGGTCTCCGACTACCTCAAGGGGGTGCTCACCCCGGCGGTCCTGGCCGCCGTCGTCAGCACGGCACGGAGCCGTCATATCCCGGTGCTGGTGGACCCCAAGGGAACCGACTACAGCCGCTACCGCGGTGCTACCGTGCTGACCCCCAACCGCAAAGAGGCGGAGGCTGCAGCCGGCCTGGCCATCCATGACGACGTGACCCTGGGGCGGGCAGCCGAGACCATCATGGGCAAGGTGGGACTGGACAATCTGCTGATCACCCGCAGTGAAGCCGGTATGTCCCTGTTCAGCGGCAGCGGCCGCACCGTCCATATCCCCACCGTGGCCCGGGAGGTGTTTGATGTGACCGGTGCCGGCGACACCGTGCTGGCAACCCTGGCCTGCGGCGTGGCCGGTGGCATGGACCTGGTGGATGCGGCCCGGCTGGCCAACACCGCTGCCGGCATTGCCGTGGCCAAGCTGGGTACCTCCGTGGTCACCCCGGCAGAGATCGTCGATGTCGTTGCCCTGACGCACCGGGATAGCGATGCCAAAATCAAGGACCGTACCGTACTGGCCGCGCTGCTTGAACAGGCCCGCCGCAACGGCAAGCGGGTCGTCTTCACCAACGGCTGTTTCGATCTGCTGCACGCCGGTCATGTCAAGTACCTGCAGGCTGCCCGCCGCCTGGGAGACCTGCTGATTCTCGGCCTCAACAGCGATGCCTCCGTACGGCGCCTGAAGGGTCCGAAACGTCCGCTGATCGGCGAGGAGGAACGCAGCCACCTGCTGGCAGCCCTGGGCTGCATCGACTACGTCTGCCTGTTCGACGAAGACACCCCCCTGGAACTGATCTCCCTGCTGAAGCCCCATATCCTGGTAAAGGGGGGGGATTATACCCCGGAAAACGTGGTGGGCCGGGAGTTGGTTGAGGCGAACGGCGGGCGGGTGGAACTGATTCCCTTTGTGGACGGCAAGTCCACCACCAACCTCATTGAGAAAGTGCTGGAGCGGTACGCCGAGGCGAACGAAGAAACCGTGCCCGCTCACCGCACCTGA
- the gmhA gene encoding D-sedoheptulose 7-phosphate isomerase — protein MRTRIAEQLQEHGTVIKRLESECSDSIARIAGRLVETLKIGNKLLIMGNGGSAADAQHFAAEIVGRFAMERPGLPAMALSTDSSALTAIGNDYGFDRVFSRQVEALAAPGDALVGISTSGNSPNVLKALETGRQAGCSTIGLLGRDGGTIAPLCDLALIVPSDITPRIQEGHITVIHILCDLIEQSLFGSLAGDR, from the coding sequence ATGCGGACACGTATCGCCGAACAGTTGCAGGAGCACGGCACGGTCATCAAGCGGCTTGAGAGCGAATGTTCAGACAGCATTGCCCGGATAGCCGGCAGACTGGTGGAAACCCTGAAAATCGGCAACAAGCTGTTGATCATGGGCAACGGCGGCTCGGCGGCCGATGCCCAGCACTTTGCTGCCGAGATCGTGGGCCGCTTTGCCATGGAACGTCCCGGCCTGCCGGCCATGGCTCTGTCCACCGACAGTTCCGCCCTCACCGCCATCGGCAACGATTATGGCTTTGACCGGGTTTTTTCCCGCCAGGTTGAGGCCCTGGCCGCCCCCGGCGACGCCTTGGTCGGCATCTCCACCAGCGGTAACTCTCCCAATGTGCTGAAAGCCCTGGAAACGGGTCGTCAGGCCGGCTGCAGCACCATCGGCCTGCTGGGACGGGACGGCGGCACCATCGCCCCGCTCTGCGATCTGGCCCTGATCGTTCCCTCCGACATCACCCCCCGTATCCAGGAGGGGCATATCACCGTTATCCACATCCTGTGCGACCTGATCGAACAGAGCCTGTTCGGCAGCCTCGCCGGAGACCGTTGA
- a CDS encoding glycosyltransferase family 2 protein: MTTPTLDIILPVWNNPTETRSCLVSLLPCIESGARLLLINNGCNRETELLLEEFSDPLGSQAVYMTMERNVGFVPAVNHGLRRSDAAWALVLRPSVVLHENCYNWLAHGSAAPEAGILTPFFPSLHHVPSGFERTPFAAVETNGISFDLLCLSRALREAIGTFDEMLDGGAWCLEDYRQRACTAGFRTCLVGSLSLSAGPLTLFGSEERRRSHSELSRNYCRQRWGLRHHVALYLPGSVDAAYPGLIAENALAAARRGHCVDIFLHRRQYREAQQSGLHQLHTDVRLHKLPLLAPRRSLTRRLAALATAHPELLVVRGVDGIPVPGYDDALPATVLADLGVHSTEA; this comes from the coding sequence ATGACCACTCCCACACTCGACATCATCCTGCCGGTCTGGAACAATCCGACTGAAACCCGCTCCTGCCTGGTGTCGCTGCTCCCCTGCATCGAATCGGGGGCACGCCTCCTGCTGATCAACAACGGCTGCAACCGGGAAACGGAGCTGCTGCTGGAAGAGTTCTCAGACCCCCTGGGCAGTCAGGCGGTGTACATGACCATGGAGCGCAACGTCGGCTTCGTGCCGGCGGTCAACCACGGCCTGCGCCGTTCCGACGCCGCCTGGGCACTGGTGCTTCGCCCCTCGGTGGTACTGCACGAGAACTGCTACAACTGGCTCGCTCACGGCAGTGCCGCACCGGAGGCCGGCATCCTGACACCGTTTTTCCCCTCCCTGCATCATGTGCCCTCCGGCTTTGAACGCACCCCGTTTGCCGCCGTGGAGACCAACGGCATCAGCTTCGACCTGCTCTGCCTGTCACGGGCCCTGCGGGAGGCAATCGGTACCTTCGATGAAATGCTGGATGGCGGTGCCTGGTGCCTGGAGGACTATCGCCAACGGGCCTGCACCGCTGGTTTTCGGACCTGCCTGGTGGGTAGCCTTTCCCTCTCCGCCGGTCCCTTGACGCTTTTCGGCTCCGAAGAGCGCCGTCGCAGCCATTCGGAACTATCCCGCAACTATTGTCGGCAACGCTGGGGACTCCGACACCATGTCGCCCTCTACCTTCCCGGCAGTGTCGATGCCGCATACCCGGGGCTGATCGCCGAAAACGCCCTGGCAGCAGCCCGTCGCGGGCATTGCGTGGATATATTCCTACATCGCCGCCAGTACCGGGAGGCGCAGCAGTCAGGACTCCACCAGCTGCATACCGACGTCAGGTTGCACAAACTGCCGCTTCTGGCTCCCCGCCGCAGCCTGACCCGCCGGCTGGCCGCCCTCGCTACGGCTCATCCCGAGCTGCTGGTGGTCAGGGGAGTAGACGGCATCCCCGTTCCCGGCTATGATGACGCACTGCCCGCAACGGTCCTGGCGGACCTGGGCGTCCACAGCACGGAGGCTTGA
- a CDS encoding rod shape-determining protein: protein MFKIFDSLFGLFSNDLAVDLGTANTLVYLKGKGIVVREPSVVAVQKLPTGQQKVLKVGMEAKQMLGRTPGSITAIRPMKDGVIADFDITEEMLRYFIHKVHNRKTLVRPRIVICVPSGITQVEKRAVKESAESAGAREVYLIEEPMAAAIGAGLPITEASGNMIVDIGGGTTEVAVISLAGIVYSQSTRMGGDKMDDAILQYIKRKYNLQIGERMAEAIKIEIGEAYPGPEVLTMEVKGRDLVSGIPKTIEINSDEIREALKEAVNAIVDTVRQCLERTPPELAADIVDKGIFLAGGGANLRNLDLLLREVTKVPVLIAEDPLDCVVLGSGKVLDELNLLKRVAVSS from the coding sequence ATGTTTAAAATATTCGATTCGCTGTTTGGTCTGTTTTCCAACGACCTGGCCGTCGACCTGGGCACCGCCAACACCTTGGTCTACTTGAAAGGCAAGGGGATCGTGGTGCGGGAACCGTCGGTGGTTGCCGTGCAGAAGCTGCCCACCGGGCAGCAGAAGGTGCTGAAGGTCGGCATGGAGGCCAAGCAGATGCTGGGCCGGACTCCCGGCTCCATCACCGCCATCCGCCCCATGAAGGACGGGGTCATCGCCGACTTCGACATCACCGAAGAGATGCTGCGCTACTTCATCCACAAGGTACACAACCGCAAGACCCTGGTGCGGCCCCGCATCGTGATCTGCGTTCCCTCCGGCATCACCCAGGTGGAGAAGCGGGCGGTCAAGGAGTCGGCGGAATCGGCCGGCGCCCGGGAGGTCTACCTGATCGAGGAGCCGATGGCGGCCGCCATCGGGGCTGGCCTGCCGATCACTGAAGCATCCGGCAACATGATCGTGGACATCGGCGGCGGCACCACCGAGGTGGCGGTCATCTCCCTGGCCGGGATCGTCTACTCCCAGTCCACCCGCATGGGGGGGGACAAGATGGACGACGCCATTTTGCAGTACATCAAGCGCAAGTACAACCTGCAGATCGGCGAACGGATGGCCGAGGCGATCAAGATCGAGATCGGCGAAGCCTACCCCGGGCCGGAGGTACTGACCATGGAGGTCAAGGGGCGCGACCTGGTCTCCGGCATCCCCAAGACCATCGAGATCAATTCCGACGAAATCCGCGAGGCCCTGAAGGAGGCGGTCAACGCCATCGTGGACACGGTCCGGCAGTGCCTGGAACGGACCCCGCCCGAACTGGCCGCCGACATTGTGGACAAGGGAATCTTCCTGGCCGGCGGCGGCGCCAACCTGCGCAACCTGGACCTGCTGTTGCGGGAAGTGACCAAGGTGCCGGTGCTGATCGCCGAAGATCCGCTGGACTGCGTCGTGCTCGGCTCCGGCAAAGTGCTGGACGAGCTGAACCTGTTGAAACGGGTGGCTGTCTCCTCGTAG